The following proteins come from a genomic window of Elusimicrobiota bacterium:
- the metG gene encoding methionine--tRNA ligase, producing the protein MNPYYLTTPIYYANDVPHIGHAYTTIAADVLARWKRLGGTRTYFLTGTDEHGSKIAQAAAAAGQTPAAYLDGVVGKFRALWDRLGITPDDFIRTSEDRHKRVAQAIFEKLLKQGDIYLGSYEGLYCVPDETFWAEGDLVDGKCPTCARPVEKLTEESYFFRLSKYQDRLLAHYEKDPGFLRPRFRAPEIVQFVKGGLRDLSVSRTKVSWGIPVPANPKHTIYVWIDALTNYITALGYHPDGGGALFKEFWPVNVHLVGKEIFRFHAVIWPAMLMALGVELPRSVFAHGWWTVEGEKMSKSRGNVVDPHVMVDRYGVDAFRYFLLREVPFGGDGDFSEKALLGRYNAELANGLGNLLNRVLTLLEKNYGGALAEGTQDLLPADARGWARDIGEAIDGLAFHEALEHIAALVARANKYAEDTAPWKLVKTDGPRAQRVLSEMARALKAAAVGLHAFMPTITVEIWRQLGEPAPLADGARALLTDGRVAFAPGQRIAKGAPLFPRKDS; encoded by the coding sequence ATGAACCCCTATTACTTGACCACGCCCATTTACTACGCCAACGACGTGCCCCACATCGGGCACGCCTACACCACCATCGCCGCCGACGTGCTCGCGCGCTGGAAACGCCTGGGCGGAACCCGGACGTATTTCTTGACCGGCACCGACGAGCACGGTTCCAAAATCGCCCAGGCCGCGGCCGCGGCGGGCCAGACCCCGGCGGCCTATCTCGACGGGGTCGTGGGGAAGTTTCGGGCGCTCTGGGACCGCCTGGGGATCACCCCCGACGATTTTATCCGCACCTCCGAGGACCGGCACAAGCGCGTGGCCCAGGCCATATTTGAAAAGCTGTTGAAACAGGGGGACATTTACCTCGGGTCCTACGAGGGGCTTTACTGCGTGCCGGACGAAACCTTTTGGGCCGAGGGCGATTTGGTGGACGGAAAATGCCCCACCTGCGCCCGCCCCGTGGAGAAACTCACCGAGGAGAGTTACTTCTTCCGCCTCTCGAAGTACCAGGACCGTTTGCTGGCCCACTACGAGAAGGACCCCGGTTTCCTGCGCCCGCGGTTCCGCGCGCCCGAGATCGTGCAATTCGTCAAAGGGGGCCTGCGCGACCTGTCCGTGAGCCGGACCAAGGTGTCCTGGGGCATTCCCGTTCCCGCCAACCCGAAGCACACGATCTACGTGTGGATCGACGCGCTCACGAACTACATCACCGCCCTCGGCTACCATCCCGACGGCGGCGGCGCCCTCTTCAAGGAATTTTGGCCGGTCAACGTGCATCTGGTGGGCAAGGAGATCTTCCGGTTCCACGCCGTGATTTGGCCCGCCATGCTCATGGCGCTGGGCGTGGAATTGCCCCGGAGCGTGTTCGCCCACGGCTGGTGGACCGTCGAAGGGGAGAAAATGTCCAAGTCCCGGGGCAACGTGGTCGACCCGCACGTCATGGTGGACCGCTACGGCGTCGACGCCTTCCGGTATTTCCTGCTCCGCGAGGTGCCTTTCGGCGGCGACGGCGATTTTTCCGAAAAGGCCCTGCTCGGCCGCTACAACGCCGAGTTGGCCAACGGCCTCGGCAACCTGCTCAACCGGGTGCTGACGTTGCTGGAAAAGAATTACGGCGGCGCGTTGGCGGAAGGCACCCAGGACCTCCTGCCCGCCGACGCCCGCGGCTGGGCGAGGGACATCGGGGAGGCCATCGACGGATTGGCCTTCCACGAAGCCTTGGAACACATCGCCGCGCTCGTCGCCCGGGCGAACAAGTACGCCGAGGACACCGCGCCCTGGAAGCTGGTGAAAACCGACGGGCCCCGGGCCCAACGGGTCTTGAGCGAAATGGCCCGGGCCCTCAAGGCCGCCGCCGTCGGGCTCCACGCCTTCATGCCGACGATCACCGTCGAGATTTGGCGCCAATTGGGGGAACCCGCCCCGCTCGCCGACGGCGCCCGGGCCCTTTTGACCGACGGCCGCGTCGCCTTCGCGCCGGGCCAACGGATCGCCAAAGGCGCGCCCCTCTTCCCTCGAAAAGATTCGTGA
- the rnpA gene encoding ribonuclease P protein component, whose protein sequence is MDPLPGRATDAVTHRTFRAHERMKGRDNFSRARRRGRRWSGRFLVLWAFRREEVPARAARLGPVVSRQHGGAAQRNLFKRRLREIFRQKKPPRGWDLVITAKHGIAPFPPSHREMERDYTALTARLSSGENAV, encoded by the coding sequence GTGGACCCGTTGCCCGGAAGGGCGACGGACGCCGTGACCCATCGGACCTTCCGCGCCCACGAGCGCATGAAGGGTCGGGACAATTTCTCCCGGGCCCGGCGGCGCGGCCGTCGGTGGTCCGGCCGTTTTTTGGTCCTCTGGGCTTTTCGCCGGGAGGAGGTTCCTGCCCGGGCGGCGCGTTTGGGCCCCGTGGTGAGCCGCCAACACGGCGGCGCGGCGCAGCGCAACCTTTTCAAGCGCCGTCTGCGGGAAATTTTCCGCCAAAAAAAGCCCCCCCGGGGCTGGGACCTGGTGATCACCGCCAAGCACGGGATCGCGCCTTTCCCCCCCAGCCACCGGGAGATGGAGCGGGACTACACGGCCTTGACCGCGCGCCTGTCGTCGGGAGAAAACGCCGTATGA
- a CDS encoding MFS transporter, producing the protein MVFNVYFAQRVVPPEGISIAGHVLRGPFLWGAAVALSTFVIFVLAPLLGAVADLAGRKKSFLAFFWTLGVLATSGLVFVTPGRVGLAMALFGLANIGFAGGNIFYNAFLPELAPPSRQGRVSGLGWAVGYLGSFLCLGLNLLLIRFPEKFFLSPANDEPVRAGLLAVGIWWGLFGWPLLVWGPRDRPLDTRSPGTWARRGWARLVRTGKDLGRHRNLLVFMGAFALYNDGIETLILTASLVGAGLLGMTPGELILCFLMIQAVAFAGALLLGRWADRVGSKRVILLTLAVYVGVLLKAYFLESKNEFWALGAVLGFVLGGSQAASRSLMSRLVPPGQTAEFFSFYGIVAKFTAIAGPLVFGVAAQAWGLRAATLSLLPFFVLGGALLTFVRDGAPPPAR; encoded by the coding sequence GTGGTCTTCAATGTTTACTTCGCCCAGCGGGTGGTGCCCCCCGAAGGGATTTCAATCGCGGGCCACGTCCTGCGGGGGCCGTTCCTTTGGGGCGCGGCGGTGGCCCTCTCCACCTTCGTGATATTCGTCCTCGCGCCCCTTCTGGGCGCTGTCGCCGACCTGGCCGGTCGAAAAAAATCCTTCCTCGCCTTTTTCTGGACCCTCGGCGTGCTCGCCACGTCGGGTCTCGTGTTCGTCACCCCGGGCCGCGTGGGGCTGGCCATGGCGCTGTTCGGCCTCGCCAACATCGGCTTCGCGGGCGGCAACATTTTCTACAACGCGTTCCTGCCGGAGTTGGCGCCGCCGTCGCGGCAGGGCCGCGTTTCGGGCCTCGGTTGGGCGGTGGGGTACTTGGGGAGCTTCCTCTGCCTGGGGCTGAATCTTTTGCTCATCCGTTTTCCGGAAAAATTCTTTTTGTCCCCCGCCAACGACGAACCCGTCCGGGCGGGGCTCCTGGCCGTCGGGATCTGGTGGGGCCTGTTCGGCTGGCCGCTCCTGGTTTGGGGACCGCGCGACCGCCCGCTCGACACCCGATCGCCCGGGACCTGGGCCCGCCGGGGGTGGGCGCGTTTGGTCCGCACCGGGAAGGACCTTGGACGGCATCGCAACCTCTTGGTGTTCATGGGGGCTTTCGCCCTCTACAACGACGGCATCGAAACCCTCATTCTGACCGCCTCGCTCGTCGGCGCCGGGCTCCTGGGCATGACCCCGGGGGAACTGATCCTCTGTTTTCTCATGATCCAGGCGGTGGCCTTCGCGGGGGCGCTCCTGCTGGGTCGCTGGGCGGACCGGGTGGGATCCAAACGGGTGATCCTTCTCACGTTGGCGGTCTACGTCGGGGTTTTGCTCAAAGCCTATTTTTTGGAGAGCAAAAACGAATTTTGGGCGTTGGGGGCGGTGTTGGGTTTCGTGTTGGGGGGCAGTCAGGCGGCGAGCCGTTCCCTCATGAGCCGCCTTGTGCCGCCGGGGCAGACCGCGGAATTCTTTTCGTTTTACGGAATCGTGGCGAAGTTCACGGCCATCGCGGGACCGCTGGTGTTCGGCGTCGCCGCCCAGGCCTGGGGACTGCGGGCCGCGACGCTCTCGTTGTTGCCTTTTTTCGTTCTCGGGGGGGCCTTGCTTACGTTCGTGCGGGACGGCGCGCCGCCGCCAGCTCGCTGA
- a CDS encoding M23 family metallopeptidase — protein sequence MRFFRIFASASKSLLLAGLLGQAAATARAAGRTPPPFTVEPSTVTAGRTFSVVVKNRRPPPAARLRYDGNAARFYEIAPRTWRALMGVKPTDSGGVRIATVTWRGKHAPIAIVRVVPGNYPVSRIRLAPARDRLYTSGAVGRDAERVAAYYKEPGLTERRWNAAFLTPSTGVITTVFGARRQYGDRPATSPHSGTDIANKAGTPIVAPAAARVVFAEWLESFGHTVLLDHGQGVFTYYIHMKERLVQKGQEVQTAQPIGRMGAEGVATGPHLHWSMVVSGEKVDPFEWTERFVP from the coding sequence ATGCGGTTTTTTCGAATTTTTGCATCGGCAAGTAAAAGCCTCCTCTTGGCCGGACTGCTCGGTCAAGCGGCCGCGACGGCCCGCGCGGCCGGTCGAACGCCCCCGCCTTTCACCGTCGAACCCTCCACCGTCACCGCGGGGCGCACTTTTTCGGTGGTGGTGAAAAACCGGCGTCCGCCCCCCGCGGCGCGGTTGCGCTACGACGGCAACGCCGCGCGGTTCTACGAAATCGCACCCCGCACCTGGCGCGCCTTGATGGGCGTCAAACCCACCGATTCGGGCGGCGTGCGGATCGCCACGGTGACATGGCGCGGGAAACACGCCCCCATCGCGATCGTGCGGGTGGTCCCCGGGAACTATCCCGTCAGCCGTATCCGCCTGGCCCCCGCGCGGGACCGCCTATACACCTCCGGCGCCGTCGGGCGCGACGCCGAGCGGGTGGCGGCCTATTACAAGGAGCCCGGATTGACGGAGCGCCGGTGGAACGCGGCCTTCCTCACGCCGTCCACGGGCGTCATCACCACGGTTTTCGGCGCCCGGCGCCAATACGGCGATCGCCCGGCCACCAGCCCCCATTCGGGAACCGACATCGCCAACAAAGCGGGCACGCCCATCGTCGCCCCCGCGGCGGCGCGCGTCGTTTTCGCCGAGTGGCTGGAAAGTTTCGGACACACGGTTCTCCTCGACCACGGCCAGGGGGTGTTCACTTACTACATCCACATGAAGGAGCGGCTGGTTCAAAAGGGGCAGGAGGTTCAAACCGCCCAACCCATCGGGCGGATGGGCGCCGAGGGCGTGGCCACGGGCCCGCACCTGCATTGGTCCATGGTGGTCTCGGGAGAAAAAGTCGACCCCTTTGAGTGGACGGAACGGTTCGTCCCATGA
- the yidC gene encoding membrane protein insertase YidC, with product MKSNYIVAFVLSFAVLLGWDYFVVRPRKRAALSAEAPITAPAAAGAPAASANPAAPAPVRKENLVVYEIGENRLSINRWGGAVAQWEILEDGRWLTLVPRADMPQQGLGTFPELEFRTAQEGDTLTLTAARPDGLRVEKTLRLSDTHIHTLGVKTRNAGKADIDVNLSIGWGPGIEAGDEAGAKGGASKGTQRAIVAEGDTVRRVKAGAFTGDFRWWAVDGHYFLAAFVPGQPGASTLRVSESDDYFAVDRSRVETLRPGDERGTTLTFYIGPKILADLKATGLGLEKSVNFGTFAPLARLIHTTLLTFHKATKNFGWSIILLTFIIQAFVLPLTISSFRHGQKMKAVQPQMKRLQELYKNDARRLNVEMMELYKRHGLRFMGLEGCLPVFIQMPVFFALYNALRSTYELRHAPWIGWIKDLSLHDPFYVLPVLMGAGMFFQQKMSMASMDPSQRQIMYIMPVMFTFFFLKMPSGLVLYWLTSSLLGILVQVILTKRHAAAARP from the coding sequence GTGAAATCCAATTACATCGTCGCCTTCGTCCTTTCTTTCGCCGTCCTGCTCGGCTGGGATTACTTCGTCGTCCGGCCGCGCAAACGCGCCGCCCTGTCCGCCGAAGCCCCGATCACGGCGCCCGCGGCGGCGGGCGCCCCGGCGGCCTCGGCCAACCCCGCGGCCCCGGCCCCGGTGAGAAAAGAAAACCTCGTCGTTTACGAAATCGGCGAGAACCGTCTCTCCATCAACCGCTGGGGCGGCGCCGTGGCGCAGTGGGAAATCCTCGAAGACGGCCGGTGGCTGACCCTGGTGCCCCGGGCGGACATGCCCCAACAGGGGTTGGGAACGTTTCCCGAACTTGAATTCCGCACGGCCCAGGAGGGCGACACCTTGACGCTCACCGCCGCGCGACCCGATGGGTTGCGGGTGGAGAAAACCCTGCGCTTGTCCGACACGCACATCCACACCCTGGGCGTTAAAACCCGCAACGCCGGCAAAGCCGACATCGACGTCAACCTTTCGATCGGCTGGGGACCCGGCATCGAGGCCGGCGACGAGGCCGGCGCGAAGGGCGGCGCGTCGAAGGGCACCCAGCGCGCCATCGTGGCCGAGGGAGACACCGTGCGCCGGGTGAAAGCCGGGGCCTTCACCGGCGATTTCCGCTGGTGGGCGGTGGACGGCCATTACTTCCTGGCCGCCTTCGTTCCCGGACAACCCGGCGCGTCCACGCTGCGGGTGTCCGAGTCCGACGATTATTTCGCGGTCGACCGATCCCGCGTCGAGACCCTGCGCCCCGGCGACGAACGGGGGACGACCCTGACGTTCTACATCGGGCCCAAAATCCTGGCCGATCTCAAGGCCACGGGCCTGGGCCTCGAAAAGTCCGTCAATTTCGGCACCTTCGCGCCCTTGGCGCGGCTCATCCACACAACCCTTCTGACCTTCCACAAGGCGACGAAGAATTTCGGCTGGTCGATCATCCTCCTGACCTTTATCATCCAAGCCTTCGTTTTGCCGCTCACGATCAGCAGCTTCAGGCACGGGCAAAAAATGAAGGCCGTCCAACCGCAAATGAAGCGGCTCCAAGAGCTCTACAAAAACGACGCCCGCCGGTTGAACGTGGAGATGATGGAACTCTACAAGCGCCACGGCCTGCGGTTCATGGGACTGGAAGGCTGCTTGCCGGTGTTTATCCAAATGCCGGTCTTCTTCGCCCTCTACAACGCGCTCCGCAGCACTTACGAACTGCGTCACGCGCCGTGGATCGGGTGGATCAAAGACCTTTCCCTGCACGACCCGTTCTACGTGTTGCCCGTGCTGATGGGCGCGGGAATGTTCTTTCAACAAAAAATGTCCATGGCCAGCATGGACCCGTCCCAACGGCAAATCATGTACATTATGCCCGTCATGTTCACGTTCTTCTTCCTGAAAATGCCCTCGGGGCTCGTGCTCTATTGGTTGACCAGCAGCCTGCTGGGCATCTTGGTCCAGGTGATCCTCACGAAGCGGCACGCCGCGGCGGCCCGGCCGTGA
- a CDS encoding type I 3-dehydroquinate dehydratase: MSARHLPAGLGRRPLVVASLGDAARLESDARRAAQEGADVIEVRADLFGRAQCKPLALRALIRAARAASRRNILLTLRRGEEGGGLSKKFREQDRLALIRAALSEVDGVDVELGADDINSHVVFEAHKRKKFVILSAHDFKRTPDNATLARWLTKARRLGGDIVKVACRAARAADVDRLMAFCKNGNFRRKVFIPMGPLGRAARANGFVSGSLMTFGYVRKPLAPGQPPVSELAAARRPART; the protein is encoded by the coding sequence ATGAGCGCGCGACATCTTCCGGCCGGACTCGGCCGCCGCCCTTTGGTGGTCGCCAGTTTGGGCGACGCCGCCCGGTTGGAATCCGACGCGCGTCGGGCGGCCCAGGAGGGCGCCGACGTCATCGAAGTGCGCGCCGACCTGTTCGGCCGCGCCCAGTGCAAGCCCCTGGCGCTTCGCGCGCTGATTCGGGCCGCCCGGGCCGCCTCCCGCCGGAATATCCTGCTGACGCTGCGCCGGGGGGAGGAAGGCGGAGGGCTCTCCAAAAAATTCCGCGAACAGGACCGCCTGGCCCTGATCCGCGCCGCCCTTTCGGAAGTGGACGGCGTGGACGTTGAACTCGGGGCCGACGACATCAACAGCCACGTCGTCTTCGAAGCCCACAAACGCAAAAAGTTCGTCATCCTGTCCGCGCACGACTTCAAGCGCACGCCCGACAACGCCACGCTGGCCCGCTGGCTCACCAAGGCGCGCCGGCTGGGCGGGGACATCGTCAAGGTGGCGTGCCGGGCCGCGCGCGCCGCCGACGTGGACCGCCTCATGGCCTTTTGTAAAAACGGGAATTTTCGACGGAAGGTGTTCATCCCCATGGGGCCCCTGGGCCGGGCCGCGCGGGCGAACGGTTTTGTGTCGGGGTCTTTGATGACTTTCGGTTATGTCCGCAAACCGCTGGCCCCGGGCCAGCCGCCCGTCAGCGAGCTGGCGGCGGCGCGCCGTCCCGCACGAACGTAA
- the mnmE gene encoding tRNA uridine-5-carboxymethylaminomethyl(34) synthesis GTPase MnmE, with amino-acid sequence MTDTIAAIATPLGAGGLGVLRLSGPLAVSIADGVFRTKTPLSQPPPRGARLGELHEDGVVLDQALALVFRAPRSYTGEDVVEFSCHGGPAVLRGILDLLLRRGARAAGPGEFTQRAFLNGKMDLSQAEAVAALIGARSAAQGRLALNHLRGGLARETRPWREKLLALLAALEANLDFAEEEVPDLPRQRLRETVAEIGAALAAFLAAARDTRAWREGWRVALAGRPNVGKSSLFNALLKADRAIVTPLPGTTRDTLDEAVVWDGLPVVLTDTAGLRRAENPVERAGLERARRAAETADAVLWVVDAAAEPAAEDRAAFRPPTEGTGILVLNKCDRPVPENAESLWRAFLGAPAIPAVRVSAVTGAGLADLRRAVTDGATGGRDPHESAAALNARQTQLLRDAEAALGRAAADPGPDEAVALDLREALARLNEITGDGAPDEVIHAVFSNFCIGK; translated from the coding sequence ATGACGGACACCATCGCCGCCATCGCCACCCCCTTGGGCGCGGGCGGGTTGGGCGTGCTTCGCCTGTCGGGACCGTTGGCCGTTTCCATCGCCGACGGCGTGTTTCGGACGAAGACCCCCCTTTCCCAGCCCCCCCCCCGCGGCGCCCGGCTCGGTGAGCTCCACGAGGACGGCGTCGTCCTCGATCAAGCCCTCGCCCTGGTGTTCCGCGCCCCCCGTTCCTACACCGGAGAGGACGTCGTGGAATTTTCCTGCCACGGCGGGCCGGCGGTCTTGCGCGGGATCCTGGATTTGCTTTTGCGGCGGGGCGCCCGGGCGGCCGGCCCGGGCGAATTCACACAGCGGGCTTTCTTAAATGGGAAAATGGACCTGAGCCAGGCGGAAGCCGTGGCCGCCTTGATCGGCGCGCGGTCGGCCGCCCAGGGCCGCCTGGCGCTCAACCACTTGCGCGGGGGGCTCGCCCGCGAAACGCGCCCTTGGCGTGAAAAATTGCTGGCCCTTTTGGCGGCGCTCGAGGCGAACCTCGACTTCGCCGAAGAAGAGGTTCCCGACCTGCCCCGGCAGCGCCTGCGGGAAACGGTCGCCGAAATCGGGGCCGCCTTGGCGGCGTTTTTGGCCGCGGCGCGGGACACCCGCGCCTGGCGGGAAGGTTGGCGCGTGGCCCTGGCCGGGCGGCCCAACGTGGGGAAGTCGTCTTTGTTCAACGCGCTTTTGAAAGCCGACCGGGCCATCGTGACGCCGCTGCCGGGCACGACGCGGGACACCCTGGACGAAGCGGTCGTGTGGGACGGCCTGCCCGTGGTTTTAACGGACACCGCGGGGCTTCGCCGCGCCGAGAACCCCGTCGAACGGGCGGGCCTCGAACGGGCCCGCCGGGCGGCCGAAACCGCGGACGCGGTCCTCTGGGTCGTCGACGCCGCGGCCGAACCCGCGGCGGAGGACCGGGCGGCGTTTCGTCCTCCGACGGAGGGCACGGGGATTTTGGTTTTGAACAAATGCGACCGACCGGTGCCAGAGAACGCGGAAAGCCTCTGGCGCGCTTTCTTGGGCGCGCCGGCGATTCCGGCGGTGCGGGTGTCGGCGGTGACCGGCGCGGGGTTGGCGGACCTGCGCCGCGCGGTGACCGACGGGGCCACCGGCGGGCGGGACCCCCACGAATCGGCGGCCGCCCTCAACGCCCGCCAGACGCAGCTCCTCCGCGACGCGGAGGCCGCCCTGGGCCGCGCGGCGGCCGATCCGGGTCCGGACGAGGCCGTGGCCCTGGACCTGCGCGAGGCGCTCGCGCGCTTAAACGAAATCACGGGGGACGGCGCCCCCGACGAGGTGATCCATGCGGTTTTTTCGAATTTTTGCATCGGCAAGTAA
- the yidD gene encoding membrane protein insertion efficiency factor YidD, with protein MKYFFVGLIRLYQSLAFAWKGRCRFWPTCSHYAAEAFERHGVARGLSLTGRRLTRCRPWGGHGYDPVP; from the coding sequence ATGAAGTATTTTTTTGTTGGGCTCATCCGCCTTTACCAATCCCTGGCCTTCGCTTGGAAAGGCCGGTGCCGGTTTTGGCCCACCTGCTCGCACTACGCCGCCGAGGCGTTCGAACGCCACGGCGTCGCGCGCGGCCTGTCCCTCACGGGACGGCGATTGACCCGCTGTCGGCCCTGGGGCGGCCACGGCTACGATCCTGTCCCCTGA
- a CDS encoding TatD family hydrolase — translation MTLIDTHAHLADAAFDADRDDVLRRAREAGVGVVVEIGEEEPRWPKARALADRFPGVVFWCAGFHPYYAGQADEGLVARLRAALSHPACVGVGEIGLDYHRPDPAPEVQRRVFAALARAALEAGKPLVLHCRDAAGEERAQRDVLDVLDAVGASQGPAPVGVAHCFQGTIDNARRFVERGFLIGVDAPITYPKAAALRAMIATVPLTALVLETDCPYLPPQSHRGKRNEPAHVPAVAAALSALLGAPPEDVAAATTRNARRLYRLPEGATAH, via the coding sequence GTGACCCTGATCGACACGCACGCCCATCTGGCCGACGCCGCTTTCGACGCCGACCGCGACGACGTTCTCCGCCGGGCCCGGGAGGCCGGCGTGGGCGTCGTGGTGGAGATCGGCGAGGAAGAGCCCCGGTGGCCCAAGGCCCGGGCCCTCGCGGACCGCTTCCCGGGGGTCGTGTTTTGGTGCGCCGGTTTTCACCCCTATTACGCGGGCCAAGCGGACGAGGGGCTGGTGGCGCGGCTGCGCGCGGCGTTGAGCCACCCGGCCTGCGTCGGGGTCGGGGAAATCGGCCTGGATTACCATCGCCCGGACCCCGCGCCGGAGGTTCAGCGGCGCGTCTTCGCCGCGTTGGCGCGCGCGGCGCTGGAGGCCGGCAAACCGTTGGTCCTCCACTGCCGCGACGCCGCGGGGGAGGAGCGCGCCCAGCGGGACGTGTTGGACGTCCTCGACGCGGTCGGCGCGTCCCAAGGGCCCGCGCCCGTCGGCGTGGCCCATTGTTTCCAGGGGACGATCGACAACGCGCGGCGCTTCGTGGAGCGGGGGTTCCTGATCGGCGTGGACGCGCCGATCACCTACCCCAAGGCCGCCGCCCTGCGGGCCATGATCGCCACCGTGCCGTTGACCGCGCTGGTCCTGGAGACGGATTGCCCTTACCTGCCGCCCCAGTCCCACCGGGGGAAACGCAACGAACCCGCCCACGTCCCCGCGGTGGCGGCCGCCCTGTCGGCGCTCCTCGGCGCGCCGCCGGAGGACGTCGCCGCCGCGACCACCCGCAACGCGCGCCGGCTCTACCGGTTGCCCGAAGGCGCAACTGCCCATTGA
- a CDS encoding Jag N-terminal domain-containing protein gives MNDWIGEGRTTEDAVARGLARLKLRLDQVEVQELGERQSGLLSMFGFRRVKVRLVEIPRKGVRFDRRLDDERGDRRHEHRDERGGRASGRRDEPRTRRESPGPQKSERRDARRADGRGKNRPPREERRPDREPREARKPAPPPRPPERRDAPAAPRPAVAPEVLLGQWKDLFGWDDLTWETKSEEGRVAFLLQTSRAARIAGGGARGLEALEYLFNLVSSGGDREKPWVAFRLEGFPTAEEGRLTDKALFAAFQVRRTGKPFRMDPMPPAQRRLIHQALANHPDVATASEGEGANRRVVVVPRGGAAPDAAGAGENPTPPIP, from the coding sequence GTGAACGATTGGATCGGCGAAGGCCGCACGACCGAAGACGCGGTCGCCCGCGGGCTCGCCCGCTTGAAGTTGCGGCTCGACCAGGTGGAGGTCCAGGAGCTGGGCGAACGACAGAGCGGATTGCTCAGCATGTTCGGTTTTCGCCGTGTCAAAGTGCGCCTGGTGGAAATACCCCGCAAAGGCGTGCGCTTCGACCGCCGCCTGGACGACGAGCGTGGCGACCGTCGCCACGAACACCGGGACGAGCGCGGCGGCCGCGCTTCGGGACGGCGGGACGAACCACGAACCCGTCGGGAATCCCCCGGACCCCAAAAGAGCGAACGGCGCGACGCCCGCCGCGCGGACGGCCGGGGCAAAAACCGTCCCCCGCGCGAAGAGCGCCGGCCGGACCGCGAACCCCGCGAGGCGCGCAAACCCGCCCCGCCCCCGCGGCCCCCCGAACGGCGCGACGCCCCCGCGGCGCCGCGGCCCGCGGTGGCGCCCGAGGTTCTGTTGGGACAATGGAAAGACCTCTTTGGCTGGGACGATCTCACCTGGGAAACCAAATCCGAGGAGGGGAGGGTCGCGTTCCTGCTTCAGACCTCCCGCGCCGCGCGCATCGCCGGCGGGGGCGCCCGGGGCCTGGAGGCCCTGGAATATCTTTTTAACCTCGTCTCCTCCGGGGGCGACCGGGAAAAACCCTGGGTCGCGTTTCGGTTGGAGGGCTTTCCCACCGCCGAAGAGGGTCGCCTGACCGACAAGGCGCTCTTCGCCGCGTTCCAAGTCCGGCGCACGGGGAAACCCTTCCGCATGGACCCCATGCCCCCGGCCCAGCGCCGGTTGATCCACCAAGCCCTGGCCAACCACCCCGACGTGGCGACCGCCTCCGAAGGCGAGGGGGCGAACCGCCGCGTGGTCGTGGTGCCCCGGGGCGGCGCCGCCCCGGACGCCGCGGGCGCGGGCGAGAACCCGACCCCTCCCATCCCGTAA
- a CDS encoding cation transporter yields MNPHSHTHRDTDRRPRAALAFAVTLTGLVFVAELWGGLRSGSLALLSDAGHMLMDFLGLVITLVALRLSARPASDRRTFGWHRVEVLAAAVNGLLVSALAGGLLWESALRLRQPVLPRLPPMIGVAVLGLVANLWVAARLRGAARHDLNLRGAFLHVTSDALASVGVIGAGLVMAATGWAVLDPLIGIGIAGAILFNAFRLLREALNLLLEGVPRHLRLDEVLAAVKAVPGVVDLSDAHLWGLCSHMVSLSAHITVDPARWDDQPRLQNEIAARLRDRFGIGHVTLQMENRAWTRP; encoded by the coding sequence ATGAACCCCCACTCCCACACCCACAGGGACACCGACCGGCGGCCCCGGGCGGCGCTCGCCTTCGCCGTGACGCTCACGGGCCTCGTGTTTGTGGCCGAACTGTGGGGCGGCCTGCGGAGCGGCTCCCTGGCCCTCCTGTCCGACGCCGGGCACATGTTGATGGATTTCCTGGGGTTGGTCATCACGCTGGTCGCGCTCCGCCTGTCGGCCCGCCCGGCCTCCGACCGCCGCACCTTCGGCTGGCACCGCGTGGAAGTGTTGGCGGCGGCGGTGAACGGCCTTTTGGTTTCCGCCCTCGCGGGAGGCCTTTTGTGGGAATCCGCGTTGCGGTTGCGGCAACCCGTCCTGCCCCGACTTCCCCCCATGATCGGCGTGGCCGTCCTCGGGCTCGTGGCCAACCTGTGGGTCGCGGCGCGGTTGCGGGGCGCGGCCCGGCACGACTTGAATTTGCGCGGGGCGTTTCTGCACGTCACCTCCGACGCCCTCGCCAGCGTGGGCGTCATCGGGGCGGGTCTGGTCATGGCGGCCACGGGCTGGGCGGTGCTCGATCCCTTGATCGGGATCGGCATCGCCGGTGCCATCCTCTTTAACGCCTTCCGGCTCCTGCGGGAAGCCTTGAATTTGCTCCTGGAAGGGGTGCCCCGGCATCTTCGCCTCGACGAGGTGCTGGCGGCGGTCAAGGCGGTGCCGGGGGTGGTCGATCTCTCCGACGCCCACCTGTGGGGGCTCTGTTCCCACATGGTCAGCCTGTCGGCCCACATCACGGTGGACCCGGCCCGGTGGGACGATCAACCCCGGCTGCAAAATGAAATCGCCGCCCGACTGCGGGACCGGTTCGGCATCGGCCACGTGACTCTCCAAATGGAGAACCGCGCCTGGACGCGCCCGTAG